Proteins from a single region of Macrotis lagotis isolate mMagLag1 chromosome 2, bilby.v1.9.chrom.fasta, whole genome shotgun sequence:
- the LOC141514665 gene encoding mitogen-activated protein kinase kinase kinase 10-like translates to MALRGTWLQSPYLCLVMEYAGGGLLSHALAGSWVPPQVLVTWAVQVARGMESLHSGAPVPIIHRDLKSINRLLH, encoded by the exons ATGGCCCTGCGAGGTACCTGGTTGCAGTCACCCTATCTCTGCTTGGTCATGGAGTATGCCGGAGGAGGGCTGCTGAGCCATGCCCTGGCTGGCAGCTGGGTGCCCCCTCAGGTGCTGGTCACTTGGGCTGTCCAGGTGGCTCGGGGTATGGAGTCCCTACACAGTGGGGCACCGGTGCCCATCATCCATCGGGATCTCAAGTCCATCAACA GGCTTCTCCATTAG